The nucleotide window aaaacagacccAGCTGTGATCAGCTCCAAGTAGTGTCATTAAATCTTTCCAAAGAAATAGAACTATCAATTGCCAACTGACCCCAGAATATGTACTTAATGTAAATTCAGGAAGATGGTAAATATGATtgacaacaaatattaaattataaagTGATATCAAAATTATACAAAGCACAAACAACGTTTGTAACAATGAActacaaatgaaaaataaaacaattaaaaaattcaCCTTTTTGCGTTCTCCTTCCAAGTTTTGCAGTTCATTGTAACAGCCATTGAGACTCCCTTGAAGAGTTATCCCAACTTGTTCCTTACACATTTCTACCTCTGATGTGATAACCCCATCATGAATCTTTGCAGATGGAAGTGCATTGGGAAGTCTTTTAGGGGGGACAGGTGGTAGTCCAGTGATACCTGATGCCTGGTATAGGAGGGCATTAATggaatgaatttcattttgtttataccATGGATTATTTGTAGCACCAGTATACCCAACATGATTTGTTAAATGGTTTATATTATTGTATGGACTATCTGAGGGGACAGGTCCACGAGGATTGCCATTGATACCTGACAAGTTTGTTCCATACAACTGACTAAGCTCTGACTGGTACCTTGTTTGCAATTTGCTAATGTCATTGAGGTTAGGTCTATTGGTATATGGTTGGAAGTGATTTGAACCAGCTTTGTGAAAGCTATTGTTCGCTTGCAGCAAGTGTGGATTTAGTGCAACATCACCAAACCCTTTGACAAATTCATAATCAGTTTTTGGTGGTGTGAAGGTTTTGACATTGGGATACATCTGATCCTTCAAAGGGTATTGGTTGCCACTATGGAATCCATTTCTTACATTGCTCATATCTGTCATATTATCAGGGATACCTTGGGAGTGAAAATTACCAAATTTCCCAAGCTCAACAAAATTCTCAAACAAcattttaggtttgtcactAAAGGCTTGTGGGGTGGATGTTTGGATAGTGTTTGCAGCTGTTGACAATGCAGCAGATCCTCTGGTAACGTCAGCATATGATGAACATTCAGGTGAAGGTGTAGTACTAGTTTTCACATCGCTACAGATCACCCTTGGACTTGGTGTGCCTGTGAAACAAGGAAATTAAACTAATTACTTCTGGTCACTCTAGAGAAACATGATTATAGCTGACATCATGATCCATGTCAACAATGAATTTTATGAGCAACATTATCTGTTCAAGTTTCTAGTCAAGTACCATTCATCAAACATCAAAGCTCATTGAGGATTACATGTTTTGAACATCTCTTTTATGACAAAAACTACAGCACAATTTCTGGTGCCAGTATATTTATGTCCAGTGCTAAGTTACTTGCTTTCAAAGGTTTACTTCAGTGTTCTCCACTTCCGGTTTTGTCCGGGCGCGCCGCCCGgacaaaacttgaaaaggcTGGCTAGCGCCCGGACATAAAGCTACCGCCCGGACGAAAAACTCGGCCGcccggacaaaaaaaaaaattatacaggtttgggcgatatatcgaaaattattattatcgcgataattttttttcaagacgatattttttgatgattgaacaaatgacgataatttcttgtgaaagaaatttgaaataaatgtgggaaaaaatgcgattatcctttctccgttttatgtgtaaatgttattttagcattccatggttaagaaagttgaaaagataTAAactttatcaacttcattttctgccttttgaacttcgtaaaaaccccgtcctttacaacattgactgtatagagaaaaaaactcggaaaatcagtagagaaattaccaattgtgtacgaacagtaagttggtacaccttccAAATTTTACGAAATATAGAGccaaatactttcgaaaaattcacgcgaaactggcatatcgtgctaaatgcaactaatgtcatgtaaacaaggctctagtacacccatttatgaataaaccataagaccacatctggagttaagcggggggaaaagaaagcaTTTTCTATaaattccccccaaaaaagtaaacatgaatatcctaccatagttaagtgtacagtaaataacctaaccacttcgtcggttacggatctcacgtaacaataaaaacacaactaattgtattttgcgaagttgacgttttctacaaggacatggaaacaatattttgaattaagttgatcatgccaagtggcctaagaCATGGTATTACAAGGTTTATtatcataaagatggccatactgtagctattggggccttgatatcgtgctgtCTGtgtggtatagactgtgcctcgtgtattatggggaatagattgttttgttcatgcggagtcggttggcttgaggtgtgttttacttaccttaatgttacggggatatttacctacttttcttgaacgtctaagataatatttcacATATCTTCatcgatcctttactgactgacctaattaattctagagtggagccaaaatagtttactccatgaaaagttttttggaaacgtgccaaaaatgttaacaaacaggtgttagacagggggttgtttggcaaggtacctgggaaactTCGAAGcacatgtagcctaccgtgatatttaagtaggggtaaacactgcagttgtaaactgagtGCACGcggttaggcagtctagaaacggggctttgccgaacgtagtttgtttcataatatcgacaattttgtaagttaaactttttagagattgtaaaacagatctcttttcattttatcttttcattttgtaaaacaaatctcttttcattttatcacataatatagctactctaacttgtcattttaaaattttcatcagtttcgtgacaatttaaattaaaaaagttgtcagtattttgaatcctcaactgcgatttttttatcgccagacaggcgaaaatactaaaattttccggggccttcgccccctggaccccacacaaggggttccaccccttgaccccaccgGGGTCCTAAGGCGGGCCCATGGACCCCacacgccattatgctcgcaCGCAACAGGGGTTGGTGTTTTCCCTGCGCAaaaacaccggtgggaaatcggcagtcgtttttagtgtgttcgcgaacacactaaaaacaacaaggaaaaattatcgtaattatcgaaatatcacGATAagttttgaactatttatcgtgacgttaaaaagcaaatatcgcccaccCCTTACTGGCATCTTGTCAAACATTTTCTAAAAGTCACTCATATTCTTTAAGAGTGACGAATTTGATCGAAAATACACGTTTTGTTTCAGCCGCGGCCGCGATCGATTTGCCCATCACCCCCGTATGCCTGTAACATCTCCAATACCTACACACATGACATATCGTAAATAAACACCGACTCCGCGAGGTACGAAACTTCTGTCAAATCAGTGACAAATAGCCTAGTAGCGCACGCCGCAACATTCTTAAAGAGTAACGAATTTGATCGAAACAACATGTTTTGCTTCTGAATGCCCCAGAGGAGATAGcagatgatgaggaggaggatgtGGTGACCGTCAATAGCTAGGCTACCTGCATAACATGCTACATGCTGAGACAAGTCTCACTGCAATTGTTATCCTGTTggtgttgaaataaataaagactaatttgttatttgatcatctatttatcattctttcattcattgtgTGCATCTGTGTAATAAGGACTGATAATTGGTTGATATGCCTGAACTTGGCAGTTATCCCAGTCAAGCACAGGCTGTGTTGGGTTAGCCTTGCACAGTGTAGAATAATTTTTCATTGGACTTAGGGCCTATTCATTACTACTCATATTTCAGCAACAATTTTGaagtgttcttattttttttcatttggcaaacgtaagagaaaatttaaaacaCTGCCTAAAAAACAGCAATTCCTGGAGATACATGCAAGGCAAATATAGCACCAAATGTTGCACCATTTGGCGTCTAGCCCACCTTTGGAGggcaaaaattttccaaaggggagggggacaccccctccccttaaacccctcccccaggacggcgattacCCCCAGGACGGTGATtacccccaggacggcgattacCACCCGGACAAAAAAATGACCTGCGGAGAACACTGATTACCATTACAACAATACAAGCCTTCTCTTGAGTtctgttattttgataaatttaaacAACTTTCACGCATTACAGTATTGTTACAACACAAGGTCTTAATAATGTTTGCGTCCACTCAGAAAAACTTGCATCTCTGcagtcctccatgaaaacatgcactttatAATACCTCTACAGGAACCCACAAAACTTACTTATAATGGCCCCTAACAACACCTTGGCTAGTGCACAACAAAAGCCTGTAGTAATAGGTCTATAATGTTCATGAAACTTGTAACTAATATACAACAAAACTACTCTCAAATTCAGAAGCGGGAAATTTTGCCATAGACTAGTTACCATATATGCTGGCCTAGACATCTGCAATGCACACTACTGTATTTATAAAACTaccatatatatagtgtatgtgAAAATGTTGTACGTTATACATATGCTGTGAATGCTAATGTGAAATCAACGTAAAGTAAAACAAGTGCCTTAGAGAAAATGCAAGAATAAATATACTGCACTTTTAACTGACTTAATGGGGCCCCttaaattttgtagaaaatattacTTATAGATCTCAAAGACACACCCTAAAAGGCCTAGTACTTGCTCACAACTTTTATGAACCTCTGTCGTAAGTTACCATTAACAGTTACCCAATGCAaattattcaaagttgaacaatCTTTTCCTTTTCGCCCCTCTATAACCAGTTGGCTCAACCCCAGCCAGTTCCGACCCCTTTCacattacagtatgttatacATACAACAGGTGTTTAATCAACACTACATGTCCTTTGAACAGAACACCCTCTCTCATGAAGATCTTAAAAGAAAATTTGGTCCAACTGAAAAAGTTGTCTTCTTGGATGATCAGACACCTGTAAGATTCAGTACAAGTTAACAATATCTATAAAGTAATATGTTAGTATTAATCTTAGTATCAACTTCCATAAGTTTATAGTTACCCTTGTTGAAGGAACACAGTGCTGGTTTTTGTGATCCAACCATTGGATATTTCATCCAACCATCCTGCAAGTTGTTCCTGGGAAAATCATTTCTTTCCACACCACTGGAGCAGAAATTGTGAGTTGTTGGTAATGGCAAATTTGGTGAAATGTTCTGGAAACTTTGGTGTAAAAGAGTAGAATTTAAGAAGTTACATATCAAATGGAACCCACTGCTCAGAAATATCCCTCCCTTTGAACTATAAGTGGATGCAGTGATTATTGATTTGTCTGGATAGTATTCAAAGAAAATCAGGGCTCCAATTTAACGGTCGGCCGATTCCCCGAGACGACCTAAAATCACGTCGAACAACCTAAAACCGTGCTAAGGTTGTCCGACGGACGACTAGCTTATTCTGTATATGCCGTAAGTGTTCAACACTTCAaacaaa belongs to Apostichopus japonicus isolate 1M-3 chromosome 4, ASM3797524v1, whole genome shotgun sequence and includes:
- the LOC139966049 gene encoding uncharacterized protein → MMDSTNVFWNCPHNLTVGYSEDQPDDVLDQSSTLDDLVSDILNDSAESSSSIPTTTVQGHLASNNFQNISPNLPLPTTHNFCSSGVERNDFPRNNLQDGWMKYPMVGSQKPALCSFNKGTPSPRVICSDVKTSTTPSPECSSYADVTRGSAALSTAANTIQTSTPQAFSDKPKMLFENFVELGKFGNFHSQGIPDNMTDMSNVRNGFHSGNQYPLKDQMYPNVKTFTPPKTDYEFVKGFGDVALNPHLLQANNSFHKAGSNHFQPYTNRPNLNDISKLQTRYQSELSQLYGTNLSGINGNPRGPVPSDSPYNNINHLTNHVGYTGATNNPWYKQNEIHSINALLYQASGITGLPPVPPKRLPNALPSAKIHDGVITSEVEMCKEQVGITLQGSLNGCYNELQNLEGERKKYETDLSQQFMGKRITSSNGIAVTSLPADPTPVDQLICDMYKEYNRIVTLTSKIGGLTKEGLNENIERTLDRWSDAIQKVEGHRRAELSHSLRKLSPESVKQLYSPGNNLIAKLAFLFEVTRQVRTALWLSTVYAMHGTDRIASNMRVA